The sequence aataaatgtgttgGTCGTTATAGCTTTGAGTGATGTTGTGATTCTTTTTTAATAGATTGATAAATATATGTCTTGGAGGGCTACAGCCATCATATAGCCCAAACTTAGATTGTCGTTCTGTGGAGGGAAATTCAAGAGCAAGGAGCTACAGTCAAATACAAAAGTGGCAGCTCCTTATTAAATTTGAGTGGCTACTCTATTCTGGAAGAGCTTTTAGACCAGGTGCTTTTGTTAGCAGAGACGTCTAGCGGTACAAAACATAAAGTTTGAGTGAAGTCTTCCACCAAAGgtactgtttttttttgataagCTTAGAATGAAACCAGAAAAGAAAGGAAATACAGCATACTCCTAGGCATATGTTTAAAACCCATCATATAactcaattttaataattaggaaaatttgataaaataatttagcaaaagaaaatattataagataaatatatttattaagtgtCAGTGGATGTCTATTTTGGtataatttaagatatttgtgtTTTTGTCATTAAATGTTAGAATTAAGTGTATTAATAAGTCTATTAGCCTAAATTTGTgaggttttaaaattttacttaataatAGGTCTTTTCTCTACTATACAAAGTTAGaatttttaatcttttaaaccttttattgGGTAATTTTGGTGTTCCGTCTAATCGAGCTCATTTAGGCaggatttgaaatttaaattgttatagaACTTTGTGGAGTAGTAAAGAGGCTACAGATCaactaataaaactttttttttagtgtttagtaatttttttttattcattcactCAGACCACAAATTAAGGCAAAATTACattattataagaaataaaccATTTGTTTAAGATATTGTATTATTAAGTTAGGAAcacatatatattttacatCTCGTGACTTTTTATCTGTTAGAAATATAGAAAAGTAAATAAGATTAATTaatgtttagatttaagatGATTTTTgataatgaatagattttatattttgttaatacattAAATATGTGTTGCTAATTTTGTGTTTGTGGGTAGAGTCGACGTGAGGTAAGTGTAGTAAAGTGTGTTTGGGGAtcacaaaataaaatagttatttAGGAACAATGTAGTGATCCAGGATGGGAGGGCTATATCGTGAGGGTTTAGACCATCTTACTCTCCTCCAGCTATGTTCCCTGATTTAAAATTGAGAGaagttaaagtttttgtttgttttgattattttggaaatttagttttcagTTTTGTTAGTGATTTTAgtttcagtattttttattgtttatgttAGTTCTTGAGGCTGCAGTGGCGGGATGGAACCTCCCTAGATGTGCCAATGAGCTAGCTGGCATCACCACTACAGTGCTCTTCGGGACACATAACAcagttcagttgtcattaatgtaaaatttcttctttctatgattcaGTGGGATtaaatcatacatatttaatttgtttaagtaccaaaagtaaaaaaacaaagaaactaGTGAAAATATCattcaacacaaaatataagcaaaatacacatgtgttttttatagaacttctcgcgttgaaaattttgtatttgtgaggAACGGTTTCTTCACATAACCCtatgtctccacgtagcaaattttattgctaaaaacaagcaataacgtcggcagaacaacagctcagcgattgctgattgctttaggtggagaaaacgttcgtcacaaatacaaaatattcaacGCGTGGGGATATATGAAAAACTGAGgtatattttacttaattttgtgttgaatgatttttttcactaatgtTTTTTTACGTTTggtacttaaataaaataaatatgtatgaattaatcgcaCTGACtcatagaaagaaaaaaatttacattaatgacaactgaactgacagcttattgcttagcagtaagtccccttttacaatgcagaaattgaaaggcagacatgtttctcattctcttttggaCTTGCCTAAACCTTTTACAACCGCGAAATTAATAGACAGACAGAAATTTGtcgtttccttttttcgttcttcTTCGTTGTTGATGCGTATGAATATTTGCATTgtcaaatgcatttaaaaattgatgtGAGAAAAATGATATGAAGCAACAACATGAGAATTGCGAAAAGTGGAAAAGAGATGCAAAAAATGTCTAGTACAGGTGGTCGTGTACTACACACTCTGCTTCTTCAACCCCTCGCctacaaacttcgtctgtctgtctttcaatttctgcattgtaaaaggggactaatTGCTCAGGCAATCAGTAAAGCAACCATTACGAATtggattgctacatatggcaatttgcCGTCTACACTCGTaaatttcattgacgcaatcaaatttgacaattgcagcaataaatattgctacgtggagacataGGGTAAAGCAATAAGCAATCGCTGTGATGTTCTGTCGACGTTATTCTTGTGTTTAGCAAAAAAATACGTGGAGACACGGGGTAAACGACGATATTTTTCGACGCTGAGTTAAAAATACCTAATAATTGGTTATTTTTACttcccggttttttaaattaacaaaaacgaTACTATCTCGTCGATGCTATCTTGGCACGCGTTTCCGTTTGATTTGTTCACGGGCGTCATTAGTTGATACAGTTGATTCCAGATGTTGAAGTgttgcataaatttaaaatataggtaagttagaaaaaatattagtaagtcaacttataaacaaatttcacaatCCCAATTATTTCAGCCCAACATGGAGCATAATAAGGTTAATGTCAGCTTATCCAAAACATTTTATTGATCCTATTTATAGTAAAAGGCAACAGTATGAGTGTAAAGCTACTGACGAGTATaataaattgattcatataCCAGCAAAGGCTACCAAAAACGATGAATCTTCATCAATTTTTTATAACGAAATTGTAAAGAAAATGCTTAATTATATCACCAAAGGAGGTAACAAAAAACTTGCTAGAACTATTCTCGAAAATAGCTTCGAATGTATGAAACGAACACAAATTGAACGTATTCATTTAGGTAAGAATCAAAATTGTACAACGATTGATCCATATGCACTTATTATTCATGCTATTGAAAATACCCGTCCCCTAATGCAATTGACAGCAATTAAAAGGGGTGGTGTGAATTATTTAGTTCCGGTACCTGTTACAGAAAAGAGATCATATTTTCTTGCAATGAAGTGGATTTTGGAAGCTGCtaaagaaaaagaaagaaacatACATTTACCCGAAAAATTAGCATGGGAAGTCTTAGACGCTGCGTATGGCCAAGGAAGAGTTATTAAGAGGAAAAATGATTTACATAGACAATGTGAAAATAATAGAGCTTACGCACATTATAGGTGGAGCTAATATTCCTAA comes from Calliphora vicina chromosome 2, idCalVici1.1, whole genome shotgun sequence and encodes:
- the mRpS7 gene encoding small ribosomal subunit protein uS7m — protein: MLKCCINLKYSPTWSIIRLMSAYPKHFIDPIYSKRQQYECKATDEYNKLIHIPAKATKNDESSSIFYNEIVKKMLNYITKGGNKKLARTILENSFECMKRTQIERIHLGKNQNCTTIDPYALIIHAIENTRPLMQLTAIKRGGVNYLVPVPVTEKRSYFLAMKWILEAAKEKERNIHLPEKLAWEVLDAAYGQGRVIKRKNDLHRQCENNRAYAHYRWS